The following coding sequences are from one Gossypium raimondii isolate GPD5lz chromosome 4, ASM2569854v1, whole genome shotgun sequence window:
- the LOC105767869 gene encoding UDP-glycosyltransferase 73C25, which translates to MAQGHFVLIPFMAQGHLIPMVDIGRLLAQRDVTVTIVTTPYNAGRVQKSVARAIESGLPIRLLQLQFPGKEVGLPDGVENIDMLHSMEDLIKFVSAANKMEEAMLKLFEKLTPRPNCIISDINLFYTRKIATKFQVPRISFHGFCCFCLLCLRNIQSSKINETVTSDSEYFTVPGLTDKVEFTRVQLPLDYDGSWKEIFEPMWEADRASYGVVINTFEELESAYVKEYRKEKKAWCIGPVSLSHKDELDMAERGNKASIDGQKCLKWLDSQQPGSVIYACLGSTGSIKCPELIELGLGLEASNKPFIWVLRGNNPTASEVDKWIKRNGFEERTKGRGLVAVGWAPQVLILSHPAIGGFLTHCGWNSIIEGISAGVPLITLPFMGDQFCNEKLVVQILKIGVNLGANKPTMLGEEKSGFILNKEHVKNAIDKLMERGNEGTEMRKRAKELGDEANKAVEVGGSSYMNITLLIQDILQQSQEMR; encoded by the coding sequence ATGGCTCAAGGTCACTTTGTCTTGATCCCTTTCATGGCTCAAGGACACTTGATCCCCATGGTAGATATTGGTCGACTGTTAGCGCAGCGTGACGTGACTGTTACTATAGTTACAACACCTTACAATGCAGGCAGAGTCCAAAAATCAGTGGCCCGGGCCATTGAATCAGGGCTCCCCATACGTTTACTGCAACTCCAGTTTCCTGGCAAAGAAGTAGGACTGCCAGACGGGGTTGAGAATATAGACATGTTGCATTCAATGGAGGACTTGATCAAATTCGTCAGTGCCGCAAACAAGATGGAAGAAGCAATGCTGAAATTATTTGAGAAGCTAACACCACGCCCCAATTGTATTATTTCAGACATAAACCTGTTTTACACCCGCAAAATTGCTACCAAGTTCCAAGTTCCAAGGATATCCTTCCACGGATTTTGTTGCTTCTGTCTTCTTTGTTTGCGGAATATACAGTCCTCAAAGATAAATGAGACTGTAACCTCTGATTCTGAATACTTCACGGTGCCTGGTTTGACCGACAAGGTGGAATTTACTAGAGTCCAGTTGCCACTTGACTATGATGGATCCTGGAAGGAAATTTTTGAACCGATGTGGGAAGCTGACCGAGCATCATATGGAGTTGTCATAAATACCTTCGAAGAGCTGGAATCGGCTTATGTCAAAGAGTACAGGAAGGAAAAGAAAGCTTGGTGTATTGGTCCAGTGTCTCTCAGCCACAAAGATGAGTTGGATATGGCTGAAAGAGGTAACAAAGCTTCAATCGATGGGCAGAAGTGTTTGAAGTGGCTTGATTCTCAACAACCCGGCTCTGTAATCTATGCTTGCCTTGGGAGCACAGGCAGTATAAAGTGTCCAGAACTGATAGAGTTAGGATTGGGGTTAGAGGCATCGAACAAGCCATTCATTTGGGTCCTAAGAGGAAATAATCCAACGGCAAGCGAAGTAGACAAGTGGATTAAAAGGAATGGATTCGAAGAAAGAacaaaaggaagagggcttgtGGCTGTAGGATGGGCTCCCCAAGTACTCATTTTGTCACACCCAGCAATAGGAGGCTTCCTAACTCATTGTGGATGGAATTCAATAATCGAAGGCATTTCTGCTGGTGTCCCTTTGATAACATTGCCATTCATGGGAGACCAGTTCTGCAACGAGAAACTTGTAGTACAAATACTGAAAATTGGAGTCAACCTTGGGGCTAACAAGCCTACGATGCTGGGAGAGGAGAAATCTGGGTTCATTTTGAACAAGGAACATGTTAAAAATGCAATAGACAAACTGATGGAGCGAGGAAATGAAGGAACAGAGATGAGAAAACGAGCCAAAGAATTAGGAGATGAGGCGAATAAAGCAGTTGAAGTGGGGGGATCTTCTTACATGAATATTACACTGTTAATACAAGATATCCTCCAACAATCTCAGGAAATGCGTTAG